The Drosophila sulfurigaster albostrigata strain 15112-1811.04 chromosome 3, ASM2355843v2, whole genome shotgun sequence genomic sequence ggtattttttttggtatttttcaggtattttttaatattacaattactTGGGTAATTCGTAACGAGTATTTTCAGGATTTAAGCTAAACATTTACAGACGGTTGCGACGGTAGACGCGACGACGCACTGTCTTGTAACGGTAACCATCGACGGAAGGCTGCTCGATTTCCTCGATCACGGGCTGTGGCTGGTAAACGGGAGCTGGAGCCTGGTAGACTGGAGCTGGGGCAGGGGCTGGCTGGTAGACTGGAGCAGGAGCTGGGGCTGGGATCGAGATCGGAGCAGGAGCGGGCTGGTAGACTGGAGCTGGTGCTGGAGCTGGGATCGAGATCGGAGCAGGAGCTGGCTGGTAGACTGGAGCGGGAGCTGGGGCTGGGATCGAGACGGGTGCGGGAGGAATGTAGGTGTTCACTGGAGCGGGAACTGGAGCCTCAACGCGGATGGGAGCAGGAGCGGGCTGGTAGACTGGAGCTGGTGCTGGGATCGAGATCGGAGCAGGAGCTGGCTGGTAGACTGGAGCTGGTGCTGGAGCTGGGATCGAGATTGGAGCAGGAGCTGGCTGGTAGACTGGAGCTGGTGCTGGGGCTGGGATCGAGACGGGTGCGGGGGGAATGTAAGTGCTGACTGGAGCCGGTGCAGGAGCTTCGTAATGCACGGGAGCAGGAGCTGGCTGGTagactggagctggagctggtgcTGGGATCGAGATCGGAGCTGGAGCTGGCTGGTAAACTGGAGCTGGTGCTGGAGCTGGCTGGTagactggagctggagctggtgcTGGGATCGAGATCGGAGCAGGTGCTGGCTGGTAGACAGGAGCGGGCGCCTGGTAGTTGTAACCCGACAAGTGGGAAACATCAGCGCTGGCGCAGGCCAggaaggcaacagcaacaatcagGAATTTCTGAGAATAAATTGCAGTTAGTATCAATCCTTGATCGATGGAATAAACCGTTTTGTGGCTCTTACCATTTTGATTAGTGTTTTTTACTCTTACTCCACAAGCGTTTGGATCGCTTCTGTCTGTTTTGGGGCTGGGCTGAATCTTTTTATACTATTCATAGATGAGagctcaaattaaaattaaaatttcatgcGAATGCGTCAATCGGgtgttcgctttgctttggtgTATTCAATATTTGGACTGTAAAtacttttggctttggctttggctgcgaTGTGGCTGTGGCCAAAAGCGAATACTCGGAATGAGACCAGTCTTTAGGCTGGCGGCCAATCAATTCGATGTGTCTTCCGTTAATTGGCTTGTGAGGCAAAAATTACCATCACGGTGATTATCTTCTATCTCGTTGGCCATAGAATTTATTAACtgattgtttaatttatgccatcaaattgattttttataatGATATTAAGGAATTGTGAAACATCTCATAAAAGCActcaaaatggaaaatgatgttatttaattattaatatgaacACATTTGTATGTGCTTTActatatttgattaaaagtaAGATTCTATacctaataataaaaatgatattatCTGATTTACAAATGCAGTGcctaaattcaaatgcaaatatgtcGAAATGAATGGTTTCATTTTCTAGTTTATGGCCACTTAATAGTTCATTGCTCGAATAAACTgcagaaattatttaaattcctaGACGATCTACGAACAAAACCAGTTTTAATCACTGATTGGGCCCTCTTTTTGAATCACTAATAGCTAATGTCTGGCTATCTCGACCATTAGCTAATCCTGAAAGtggtttatttttggtttatcAAACGTATGTAACATAGTTAATGATTTATGACCTAAGACCCTTAagttatttagattttttcttCGCTTTTCGGAGTACGTAATCTGCCCAAACCAGTTTCATTTTCTAGTTCTTTAATTGTGGCCAGCTGCCGCAGAGTATATAAAATGTGGGTCCGTTAGTTAAGATGATTTCTAAAACATTGATATATTTGCTGCTTCCGATTGATTCTTGAAGGTTGCATGGCCAGCCTAttgttttacttaaattagcatagtattaaaattatatagaaaacaaagaaaaactcGCGGGAGGTGAATCGGAAATGAATAGATCAGTTTAAGAAGCTTCTCTATAAAAAAGATCCCCATACAGTATTGTATGTCAGTAGATTGAGTCATGACAGGTCTATCCGCTTGAATAAAAAACGCAGATCTTAGCCACTAtaaagcaattattatttttttataacgTTATTCAGCGAGAgttaattttagaattttgacATATCCGCCTTATTCTATAATAACAACTAAGAAAACtccagtcgagtgtactcgactgtgcgATACCCGCTATCTAATTTTAATAGAAGCTTGAAAGTTgggtatttttattaaaatatgtcaaattaatatacatatagcaAAAGTACcgagtatttttatttagtataacgatatactaatacatttaaaatatacaataggGTACAAATTTTAACAAGTGAGAGTTCTGAACTGAACTGACGGATACACtgaaatattgatattgaatCTTAAATTTTCACAACAATCGAGTTGTCCTACTTAATTCTAAATAATTGATTAGTTGAGGaacaatattaaaagaaagattTATATGCTTCATAATTTCTACACGGAATTACCGTTCTAAATCAGTCACAACCGATTTTTTTggacaaaatatttttggtttaataTTGTTTGGTTTTAAATTTCTGATTTTAACTTAACCATTAAACTATAAAGgggaaataataataaagggGAGAGTATTGAGTTTGTTAATTAATAGATTTATTTGtatagaatagaatatttgtaggaatatatttttcatttttttatattaaacagTTATAAAGAGTATTGTGTATAGTAAAAGACGGATCATATAaaagcatatttttttaatgttaattcaaaatttctttgaCGCTGCCTAGTTAACttgatgttttattttgtttcttcttaTAAATTATTTCCTCATATTCATTACGCTTTGTTGTATAACTCATAATTTATGACGatcttttaatttgtttctctCTGCCATTGACTTTGTAGCTGGACTGTGTTTTCTTAGTCTTCGAATTGTTGCCTTCACTTGATAATTTTGAGTTGGCGGAGAGTTAAATTGCaactacaaattaaaattatcagACAGTATATCATAAGCattgctgtttatttttttgctatcttttttatgttttctctTTAAGTACAAATGTTGGTTTTGGGTTCGtagatattaaatatacaatacttGTACACCAAGACTGGCTGGTCAACTCTTTCTGAGTGCTTGGAACTAGTCGCATGTTAAATGCAAACAAGAGCTTCAAGTCTAGCAGACAAATATGAGTGTAGTAGATTCATGGCCCAAACGAATTTTAAActtgttgttaattttatgtgtgtgtgtgtggctacCAACAATTTGAGTGTGTTGCTCGCTTCTCCTTCTCTCATATGATCATCGTATGTAAATGTCGATCGTTAAAAGTTGGCTACGTTTTGGGAAGTAAATTTATGGTTAAGCATTTGCATAGATAAACACGTTTTAAAAGGCTTCCGTTGTTGCTGCATGCAGTCTCTGTTACTCGCATGTGTGTGATTGGTCACAGTTACTCTTAAATATGATTGTCCCACATTTctcatatgtacatatgcttATCCTATCAACATCGCATGGCAAAgcattcataatttttgtttgtctacTAATTAACTATTGCTTTAATTTAGCCAGTATTTGTTTTAGTCGTAGACACACACTAACTGAACAGTCTTAATTGTGCTAGACACCTGTTTTATTGCCATTGACGCGTCACGGGCTTCGGCTCTGGGAGTTAATTATAACCCGTGTTTGACATTTGTGGCCTTgactttgaaatttaaatttaaattttattcaaacaaACTCGTTTGTCACCCGTCAGATTTTCTTATGGAGATTTTGTTTTGAACTTCTGACCGTTATTAGTCTTTGTTATTCTTACTCGTACATTAGTCATAAGATTTGTCGCCAAACCACAAATTTCTGTATAGATAAAcgattattatattttattcacgttaaaaatagaaatacgtgtttatataatatatatcagCTTGGGGTCGTGAActcaaagtaaagtaaataaagtatatatggtatatatttttgacgAGGAAATTGAACTCAGATACTACAAaagtatatatggtatatatttttgatgagGAAACTTAAATATTCTTACTTTTCGTTTTTCCATATATTTTGAGATTGTAAGGAATATAAACTGCAacagtatattattatttgaaatataccttttggtatatgtttgtatttgtggtatataaatttggtatatttaaatatatatatatatatataataccgCACGGTAGCTTTGTTACTTGCTTTCCATCCTGATTGATAATTGAACATTCTCCACTAAATATGACTTATAAGTAAAcggaaaaatataaaaataaaatatattatttcttcATTACAATAAAAGTGTTTCTAACAGTATACAAATTTGCGAacttaataattgaaatagattaaacaattttaatattatcaGAGTTTAAAAGCTCTATATAAAgattttacataaaaattgtttttaattaaaaacaatgttgaataataaaacaacacaTATTATtagatattattttttctatattttgtttttcgtcaATCTAGattttatatactgtatttttaaaataaattgttataatttcaatcaaatacatattttgtaatccTATATATCGTAGATTATTGTGCAGAATACATAAACTACACTATGATCATCTGGTTATTCAATATATGCACActaattatttatagttttaaatgTTACAATGTTGTaaaccattttaataaaaaaactcTGCTAGGCATGGTGAATACCTTTCCTATATGGTAGGTGGAGTTACCTGTTGCAAGGTGAGCTTGACAGCCAACCAGATTAACGCAACTCAAATTTTGTAACGACACGCCTGCTGAAGTAAGCACTAGAGTAAGCATAAGAGTTGACATGTAACACTCATATGTACTATACATGCGTACATTAGTAAAGACAAACACATAGTTGGATTTGTAGTTACTGACGGTAGGTGAGTTGCTTCAATTTCTACTGGGAAACAACTTGGAGTGAGCCCCACAATATGTGTAACAGACAGAGCGATAATGAAAATGCTTTAACCTATTTGAATATAACATAAAGGTATCTCAAAGTTTAGAAAAGTAAAGCTCCTATCTAAAGTGTTTAAACTCGCTATGCTTGGTAAACGAGgtgcgggtatctcacagtggAGCACACCGTCTTGTCAACTGTCTCTTTCCAACTAGTTAAGATTCAAAGCGACCCCCAAAAAAAGAGGACAGAGCTTGAGACTGAAACACGGCCCCTCTCAGCAAAAAGTTGAAGCGAGTTACGAGGTGCAGTGCACAAAGGCGAACGGAACGGAAATGAAATCACGTACCAGGGGCGTTGTCATTCACAATGAGAGTGACATTGGCAGGACGACGAGCTGTGCACTACCAACAAACAGTAGTTGttgcagcaattgttgttgttcctcttgttgttgttgttgttgttatacaTACTAGTTGTAGTTGTCAGCAGAGTCGCGGCAACTGCCATTTTGTTCTGTCGTTGTGTGTACGTCTAAtgtccaatttcaatttggacTGGCTGGCTGACAGCAAAGCCAccgcaaatggcaaacaataTAGTACGAAGACGCCTACATCTCACACTccgctctctttctatttgttctctctctctctcattcccACTAAGGCTGAAGTGCGAGTTTCACTTAACTGAGGGGcctttaacacacacacacacacactgagatagatacatacacacgTGCATGACACATAGAAAGGaaagaagagaaaataaaaGGAATGGAGAGCGACCCGCAtaagtttatttacttttaacaCGAAATAATAAAGTTTACAAAAGAAAACGTGCGCCATGCGGTATGCTGCACTTTTTCCGTATTTGTTGCGTTGATTCTGCTCCTCTACCTTAAATGAACCCATCTCTCAGTCACTCCATCTCGTATTTCGTCATTGTTTAAGCTCTCAACGCGAGTGTTTAAAACGTACTTGAATTGATTCTATTTAAAGATACCAAATCTTATTTCTATGTTTTGGAAAATATCTAGGTTTAAATTagattcaaatttattgaagaCACTTCTGGAAAGTTCTTCAAATGACGAAAATATACAGAGTATGTGTTGAAGAGGCCTCTCCAcctctctcattctctttctttcgttGTCTACCTTTTAGCGCAGTGCGGAGAAACTTTTAGAAGAGTGCAAAAAAGCTACAAAAAATTAGCGACATGCTGTGACGTGACTCGACTGCATGAGGCTCACTTTGTTACTTCTATTTACCATTCTTCATTGTCCCTTACTGCTACAGTTACCTTTGACTTTGCGTTCGAGTTTGAGTTCGCtttcgagtttgagtttgagcaTGTCGTGCACCGTTGTTGCTGGCCAGGCGAGGCCAGGCCATATGCCTGTGACAGCTTAAGGATGCAGCCCGGCACTTACAACAAactgaattatttaatatgtcgCTAAGAGCAAAGCAACTGCGAATGCTGCTTTGTGCAATTAAATGCGTTCTCAGCTCGTACGCACACATGCGACAACCATTAGAAGGTCCACGAGCGAAGgtaatgataataattacGAGGATGTGTGTGTTGAGGCCACATGTTTTGGTCCGTGCGTGTGTCcctaattacaataaatttggCTAATTATTGTCTGTGCTACTCTGTGGCTGCAAACTTTAAGTAGCTTCCACAGCATCACAGCATGGACGAACTTTTTGCCATCGATATACGGTAGACAAGAACCGGTTGCTTGCCTGTAACATTCGAAGACAGACAACGACGGGGGGAGAACCAACGGAGGACCATGTCTGGCTAATTGTCTTGTAAATTATGATAAGAAACTTTCACTATCGAGTGCCGGGAGTTTGTTAAAAGGGTCAGTTAGGTCACTTGCATATGAGAGAGACGAAAAAGTGCAGTGCCAAATGGAGCGAACACTCAACTGAAGGTGATTAAGAATTCTGACGTGACTTCCAAATATGTTCCGTTTTTTAAAGTAATAGATGGTATTAAATTAGTTAAGACACATTCAGGATTGCTTTTCCTATACTAAGTTTATAGTAAAATGCTGCTCGGGTGTCTTATTACAATCCTCAAATGTCGTCGTTGATATTTTGAACAATCATtggaaatcaaaacaaatgccaaacGATTTGCTTTATGTGCATCTGCAGTGATTTGCCTAGGGAATGTGCCTGTCAAGcctttcattttttattgctcCGCAGCGTGCAGTagccttgtttttttttctttttaatgcaCAACCACACACGCTTGTAAAATCTTCTCTACCCTTCCCACtcccacttccacttccactgtGGGCTTTAGTCTCGCAACATATGCGCGCTTCATAAAATGGGTGCTTCTTCTATTCCCCATTCCCATTGCGATTCCCTTTCCCATTCCTATTCGTAAATGCTGCAAGCGAAATGCAGTCAACTCGTGCGCCAGCTGAGCGCGCAATTTAGCACAACAATGCAATAtgttcatatacatacacacacacacacatacgcccACACTAACTCATGTGTGTGTTCTCTGCTACTGCTATTTAGGAATGCCTTTCTGCGCCTGTATTTGTGTCTGAGTCTTTGTCTTTCTCTGTCTTCGCTTCACTTTACTTGTGCTGCTTACTTCGCCACTGTTGCCTGTCATGtgtcgtttgttttttttgttttttttttgtgctttgttttgtttttgtcttgcGCCTTgccaaatgcgaaatgcgCCATATTTCTGAGTTTATGTCTTCGTTTTctagcaaatattttcacaaagatagagagcgagagagtgagatggCTACTGTAATGCATATGCTCGGCCTGTCgtcgttttgttttattgcatatttatattttatagcgAAAGTAGCAAAATATACGAGTAAATCGTTAGAGCGCTTGCCAAAAcctctactctactctacacaaacacacacatttactagattgagagagagagaggggagggaAGGGTGATAGTCTAAGACTTACCCGACACACAATTCTTGGCCTTTTTGGCAAACATTCGATAAAAGTACTCATACATAAGCTCTGCCAGCTAGTCGCACACATGTGCCTCtcatgcactcacacacacacacacacacactctcgcattGATGGGGCCTCACATTAAGATCTCGTTGCGCTTTTTGGGGCGCTCCGTAAGGGGCCGCAAAATTCAAtcataaaagtttttcaataatcCGCTTTGCCTcgattgcatttcaatttgcgcaacatttttgtgcaaaaacttaattttccACCAATTAGTTTTTCGAGCTTTTAGACGAGATGGGAAACCGGGGCTTCTCGTAACTCGTAATTGATGTGGCCCCCAAAAAGTTAATCAGAGCACTTTCAGTGAAACTAGTTGACCGACAATCGAATTGTTGCAAGTGAAAACTAATTCCgaacatttgatttttaaaaccAATTCTATTTTAGTGACTTCACGTGCACATCCTCGACAGATCATCCTTTCATTTCTGAAGAGGTGGAAGATTCTTTTATTCATTCTTTCTCGATCGTTCGAGCTGCCAACCTTTTCATATTGCTCAGTGCTGCCAACTAACGTACTATCGATACTGTGTTTAaactatcgatatattataACTACAATTCTTTGAACActattgtaatattaaattagcATGCAATTTTGTTTGTCAATGTCACTTTTAGCGTCGATGGTAAACGAGTCGATTCTCTAATTCTTTCCTTTTCCTATCGATATTTTCTTATCTCAAGGGTTGCTTAGTATTCTTTGATTACTTCATTTAAGTGTTGAGTAGCGCGTAATAATAACTTAGTTTAGGTGTTGTATGAATATTAACGAATATTAAATGCAGCAACTCTAAGCTTGAGTATTCAGAAGTCATCACTAAGCACGTTCCTTACATCAGGTCAGGCTAAAATACTGCATCTAATGGCACTCGCACCATATGGCGCACAAAGAAACATTGCGAATTTTTATTGATCTCCCGCACACAGACACCTGTCTCAAGACGGATGCAGCGGAGAGCGGATTCACTCGTTTAGCTAGAAGTGTGAGCTGttaatgctaattttattcaaaaggcTATGGCATTACAATCGACGGTAAAATGGCTTCTTCCAGCCAATGTGCTTCCCATCGGAATGAACGGACAGTGAAGGCGAAGGCGACGAAGATGGAATGCGAGTACGTGTTGAAATTCACGAAAAATTACGAGAAACGCAACAAAAGCTGCTGCACAAAATTGTAAATCGTGCCCAGGGTCTAGACTCGAGATGCGAGATGCGAGACTCGAGACTAATGCCAAATCCAAGACAACGCAGTGTCAGCGCGGCTGAGACCAAGACCAAGACGAACCCTAGATATGGAGCCTTGTCCCAGAACCTGGCCATGCAGCATTTACTATTGCCAACGAAGCGTATTTTTTGGTGCATTTGATGCGCTGCATAATGGCGAACGCCATTAAATGCCCATTGACATGGCATGCTAAAGCGTCCAGTTCGCACAGTGAACCGAAAGATGCCAGCTAAATTATTAATGCTCCTCCAAATGGTATGCGAGCCGATTGAGTAAATTCCTCGTGTTCACTGCGTCACTGTGTAGTTGGATTCGATGCATTGGCGCATcgcaaatccaaatccaaatcgaaTGCGAAACGAGCGGAAATCGTGACCTGCAAGGATCTGCTTAGTTTTCTTATTAGCTCCGATTACATTTGATGTTTGTTGTTTCGGTCATCGTTGCGTATACTTACTTACAATCGTATACGTTATGCCTGTAAGTATGTACACACAACATCTTGTATGTTTAAGCTGTTTCCATTGCTGTgagttgttattgctgtggctgttggtTTTACACTTTGCTGCCAACGTTTTTGTACGTGGCCAAGTTGCAAAATGCCGAGAGTCTGCGTCGACATCGCCatcgacgtcaacgtcgagGTCACCATCGACATCGCCATTGCCGCATCAAATATGTTGAAAAGCAATTGGCAGCCATCTCCTGCCCCTTTTCgcttcgcatcgcatcgccaGCTGTAGTCAACTGCTGACCCTGCGAACGCGTTGCACTTGGAATTTCTTCATTGAGTACGTGCATTAAATTTCTAATCAAAGACATcaccaaaaaatgaagaagaagaaaaaaaaaatgttaaatgcagTTATTGTTGCATACTTGCAGATGCGTTAGActgtgaaatttatttgagcAATGCTGCATccacatattttaatttgaatctGCTG encodes the following:
- the LOC133844791 gene encoding skin secretory protein xP2-like isoform X1, with the protein product MKFLIVAVAFLACASADVSHLSGYNYQAPAPVYQPAPAPISIPAPAPAPVYQPAPAPAPVYQPAPAPISIPAPAPAPVYQPAPAPVHYEAPAPAPVSTYIPPAPVSIPAPAPAPVYQPAPAPISIPAPAPAPVYQPAPAPISIPAPAPVYQPAPAPIRVEAPVPAPVNTYIPPAPVSIPAPAPAPVYQPAPAPISIPAPAPAPVYQPAPAPISIPAPAPAPVYQPAPAPAPVYQAPAPVYQPQPVIEEIEQPSVDGYRYKTVRRRVYRRNRL
- the LOC133844791 gene encoding skin secretory protein xP2-like isoform X2, coding for MKFLIVAVAFLACASADVSHLSGYNYQAPAPVYQPAPAPISIPAPAPAPVYQPAPAPAPVYQPAPAPISIPAPAPAPVYQPAPVSIPAPAPAPVYQPAPAPISIPAPAPAPVYQPAPAPISIPAPAPVYQPAPAPIRVEAPVPAPVNTYIPPAPVSIPAPAPAPVYQPAPAPISIPAPAPAPVYQPAPAPISIPAPAPAPVYQPAPAPAPVYQAPAPVYQPQPVIEEIEQPSVDGYRYKTVRRRVYRRNRL
- the LOC133844791 gene encoding skin secretory protein xP2-like isoform X3, giving the protein MKFLIVAVAFLACASADVSHLSGYNYQAPAPVYQPAPAPISIPAPAPVYQPAPAPVHYEAPAPAPVSTYIPPAPVSIPAPAPAPVYQPAPAPISIPAPAPAPVYQPAPAPISIPAPAPVYQPAPAPIRVEAPVPAPVNTYIPPAPVSIPAPAPAPVYQPAPAPISIPAPAPAPVYQPAPAPISIPAPAPAPVYQPAPAPAPVYQAPAPVYQPQPVIEEIEQPSVDGYRYKTVRRRVYRRNRL
- the LOC133844791 gene encoding uncharacterized protein LOC133844791 isoform X4, whose translation is MKFLIVAVAFLACASADVSHLSGYNYQAPAPVYQPAPAPISIPAPAPVYQPAPVSIPAPAPAPVYQPAPAPISIPAPAPAPVYQPAPAPISIPAPAPVYQPAPAPIRVEAPVPAPVNTYIPPAPVSIPAPAPAPVYQPAPAPISIPAPAPAPVYQPAPAPISIPAPAPAPVYQPAPAPAPVYQAPAPVYQPQPVIEEIEQPSVDGYRYKTVRRRVYRRNRL
- the LOC133844791 gene encoding skin secretory protein xP2-like isoform X6 — its product is MKFLIVAVAFLACASADVSHLSGYNYQAPAPVYQPAPAPISIPAPAPVYQPAPAPISIPAPAPVYQPAPAPIRVEAPVPAPVNTYIPPAPVSIPAPAPAPVYQPAPAPISIPAPAPAPVYQPAPAPISIPAPAPAPVYQPAPAPAPVYQAPAPVYQPQPVIEEIEQPSVDGYRYKTVRRRVYRRNRL
- the LOC133844791 gene encoding skin secretory protein xP2-like isoform X5; translated protein: MKFLIVAVAFLACASADVSHLSGYNYQAPAPVYQPAPAPISIPAPAPVYQPAPAPISIPAPAPAPVYQPAPAPISIPAPAPVYQPAPAPIRVEAPVPAPVNTYIPPAPVSIPAPAPAPVYQPAPAPISIPAPAPAPVYQPAPAPISIPAPAPAPVYQPAPAPAPVYQAPAPVYQPQPVIEEIEQPSVDGYRYKTVRRRVYRRNRL